The following proteins are encoded in a genomic region of Sorangiineae bacterium MSr12523:
- a CDS encoding BMP family ABC transporter substrate-binding protein, with translation MLSKRLWILGVAAFSVGCTLLVESDIRGRGIGSTCTTNDDCHAGRCNERVCVASCAVNADCPGSTKCFVGECHPPLTVAMLYVGLNTAGEGWTLTHHEGLEYARKKLPWVNAYEEENVLPNPTDPEHGAIAQKIDIAVNQRGANVVVLNSFSQRDEMLLRAKRYPNVKFINVLGNKSGGNVLSIGYRPEVAWWLAGRVAAMKTNKRRLGFIASFVTPEVVRDAAAFTLGARGLQPDIKVEIQWLGFWSDYIKDPIFPYHGKFGDGMVYREELLTYRLIEDGADVIAHSSDTGRSVRLVERLRTHPKLPWPVYSISNDNANGCNELVNNSLSGAPMQTCLASPHANWGPLYVKVFKDAHADLLDTATNLHLGMTADENSVTGFRVNNNAGIDDTSVRGYMNDVVEQGWQHIYDGPAGRPYATTGQRDRDGDGIYDAKQIFGEDGEKMTLEEQERMCWLPEGLVEKEDLDNPTSPDKPATVPDAQRVLHPDKVINEMLRPPGVTTNEAFICSKNL, from the coding sequence ATGTTATCCAAACGATTGTGGATTCTCGGCGTTGCCGCTTTCTCCGTGGGGTGCACGCTGCTCGTCGAAAGCGATATCCGCGGCCGCGGCATCGGCTCGACGTGCACGACCAATGACGACTGCCACGCGGGGCGATGCAACGAGCGCGTTTGCGTGGCAAGCTGCGCGGTGAACGCCGATTGTCCCGGGTCGACGAAATGCTTCGTCGGTGAATGCCATCCGCCACTCACGGTTGCCATGCTGTACGTGGGATTGAACACGGCCGGTGAAGGCTGGACATTGACGCACCACGAGGGACTCGAATACGCGAGAAAGAAGCTCCCCTGGGTGAATGCCTACGAGGAAGAAAATGTACTACCGAACCCGACCGATCCCGAGCACGGGGCGATTGCGCAAAAGATCGACATTGCCGTAAACCAGCGCGGAGCAAACGTCGTCGTATTGAATTCCTTCAGCCAGCGCGACGAAATGCTGCTACGCGCTAAACGCTATCCCAACGTAAAATTCATCAATGTTCTCGGAAACAAGTCGGGAGGCAACGTCCTCTCGATCGGGTACAGACCGGAGGTAGCCTGGTGGCTCGCCGGGCGGGTGGCCGCGATGAAAACGAACAAGCGCCGCCTTGGCTTCATCGCCTCGTTCGTGACGCCGGAGGTCGTGCGTGACGCCGCCGCATTCACCTTGGGGGCGCGCGGCCTCCAGCCCGATATCAAGGTGGAAATCCAATGGCTCGGCTTTTGGTCCGACTACATCAAGGATCCCATTTTTCCGTACCACGGGAAATTCGGCGACGGCATGGTGTACCGCGAGGAGCTGCTGACCTATCGCCTCATCGAGGACGGTGCCGACGTCATTGCTCACTCCTCGGATACGGGAAGATCGGTGAGGCTGGTCGAAAGGTTGCGCACGCATCCAAAACTCCCGTGGCCCGTGTATTCGATCAGCAACGATAACGCCAACGGATGCAACGAGCTCGTGAACAACTCCCTCAGCGGCGCGCCCATGCAAACGTGCCTGGCAAGCCCTCATGCCAACTGGGGCCCTTTGTACGTGAAAGTTTTCAAAGACGCTCACGCCGATCTCCTGGATACGGCGACGAACCTTCACCTGGGAATGACCGCCGACGAAAACAGCGTGACGGGCTTTCGAGTGAATAACAACGCGGGAATCGACGACACCTCGGTTCGCGGTTACATGAACGACGTCGTGGAGCAAGGATGGCAACATATCTACGACGGTCCGGCAGGACGGCCCTACGCGACGACGGGCCAGCGGGATCGCGATGGCGACGGCATCTACGACGCAAAGCAGATTTTTGGCGAGGACGGCGAAAAGATGACCCTCGAGGAGCAGGAGAGAATGTGCTGGTTGCCCGAGGGATTGGTCGAAAAGGAGGACCTCGACAATCCAACTTCGCCAGATAAGCCGGCCACCGTTCCCGACGCCCAGCGTGTCCTTCATCCCGATAAAGTCATCAACGAGATGCTGCGCCCACCGGGCGTGACGACGAACGAGGCGTTCATCTGCTCGAAGAACCTATGA
- a CDS encoding class I SAM-dependent methyltransferase has protein sequence MRRDFPTELARLRALERWADPTSKALIEGLAIRPEWHCLEMGAGAGALSYWLAERCPRGRVIAAEIDPRYLDPFPVRERRMPNLEVTQVDLVKDDFPSGSFDFIHARFLLSHLPDRDAILQRAVGWLKPEGSILVEDAYILPRDELARKEITAVHHAFLDKMSGEGFDGRWIRRVPSKLANLEVMDLQVVATPVTFGIGDSIEESWSLGFEQHLLAFLRTGVLTLDQITTYQNMPRADAVYMPWLLVSVSGHR, from the coding sequence ATGCGACGCGATTTTCCAACGGAGTTGGCTCGCCTCAGGGCGTTGGAACGATGGGCCGACCCCACGTCGAAAGCCCTGATCGAAGGCCTTGCCATTCGTCCGGAGTGGCATTGCCTGGAAATGGGGGCAGGCGCCGGGGCCCTATCGTATTGGTTGGCCGAGCGGTGCCCACGCGGTCGCGTCATCGCCGCCGAGATCGACCCGCGTTATCTCGACCCCTTTCCCGTACGCGAAAGGCGCATGCCCAATTTGGAGGTGACGCAGGTCGACCTCGTGAAAGACGATTTTCCGAGCGGCTCGTTCGACTTCATTCACGCCCGTTTTCTATTGTCGCACCTGCCGGACCGCGACGCGATTCTGCAGCGCGCCGTCGGGTGGCTCAAGCCGGAGGGCAGCATCCTCGTGGAGGACGCGTACATCCTTCCGCGCGACGAGCTAGCCCGTAAGGAGATCACGGCCGTGCATCACGCCTTTCTCGACAAGATGAGCGGGGAAGGTTTCGATGGCCGATGGATCCGCCGGGTGCCTTCGAAGCTGGCGAATCTCGAGGTCATGGACCTGCAAGTGGTCGCAACGCCCGTAACGTTTGGAATCGGTGATTCGATCGAGGAAAGCTGGAGCCTCGGCTTCGAACAGCACCTTCTCGCTTTTCTCCGTACGGGCGTTTTGACCTTGGACCAAATTACAACATATCAGAATATGCCACGGGCGGATGCGGTCTACATGCCGTGGCTACTCGTTTCGGTCTCGGGACACCGCTGA
- a CDS encoding S1 family peptidase produces the protein MSILVACSSAGDTGIDDATGLASAPIIHGSDSDAREDEAVLMQIRADLGMYACTATLLAPNLVLTARHCVSQLHDDDPTITDTCDPRLLGDDSPAENMSFFVGPRRPGARTKPAAKGKQIFHDQTTEGLCGHDIALVLLDREIPNAKIAKVRLTDSTRAGEKITAVGWGMTEKTDDPAVRQHRTGIEIDSVRPGSTPERGTAADFQVGESTCHGDSGGPALSEKTHAVIGVVSRGDNGSPDERHPVLHCIDNAGGGGKTWGVYTKTSSAKDVIQRAAAASGHELQSE, from the coding sequence ATGTCCATTCTCGTCGCGTGTTCGTCCGCAGGCGACACGGGGATCGACGATGCCACGGGCCTCGCATCCGCCCCCATCATTCATGGCTCGGACTCGGATGCCCGCGAAGACGAAGCGGTCCTCATGCAGATACGCGCCGATCTCGGGATGTACGCATGTACGGCGACCTTGCTCGCGCCCAACCTCGTTCTCACGGCACGTCATTGCGTGTCGCAGCTCCACGACGACGACCCCACCATTACGGACACGTGCGATCCTCGCCTGCTGGGCGACGATTCTCCTGCCGAGAACATGTCATTCTTCGTGGGGCCTCGCCGACCGGGCGCCCGAACGAAGCCGGCAGCCAAAGGCAAGCAAATCTTTCACGACCAGACGACCGAAGGTCTCTGTGGTCACGACATCGCACTCGTTCTCCTCGATCGGGAAATTCCGAATGCGAAGATTGCCAAAGTTCGATTGACGGATTCCACGCGCGCGGGCGAGAAGATCACCGCCGTCGGTTGGGGGATGACCGAAAAAACGGACGATCCCGCGGTTCGCCAGCATCGCACGGGCATCGAGATCGACTCGGTCCGGCCGGGTTCCACCCCTGAGCGCGGAACGGCCGCGGACTTTCAGGTCGGCGAATCCACATGCCACGGGGATAGCGGTGGACCGGCGCTCAGCGAAAAGACCCACGCGGTCATCGGAGTCGTCTCGCGCGGCGACAACGGGTCGCCCGATGAACGGCACCCCGTGCTCCACTGCATCGACAACGCCGGCGGCGGCGGCAAAACCTGGGGTGTTTACACGAAAACGAGTTCTGCCAAGGATGTGATTCAGCGCGCGGCCGCAGCCTCCGGCCACGAGCTGCAATCCGAATAA
- a CDS encoding aminotransferase class I/II-fold pyridoxal phosphate-dependent enzyme, with translation MSKEHSAGRLHAETVCVSAGRTEKRANEPLNVPLVMASNFRAGHTGEYARDDGTETWTALEAAVGALEGGSALAFASGMGATAAVADLLPAGARIVVPNDSYIAMRALFEEAGRWEIRTVDITDTEATLAAAQGADLLWLESPTNPLLDVADLPALCKGARAAGVRVVVDNTFATPLLQRPIEMGADIVVHSATKFIGGHSDLLLGLTVTADPDLYKRLRRRRELAGATPGGLEVFLALRGLRTMPVRLRQGERTAAALAQRLHEHAEVSRVRYPGLPNDPGHQRAAAQMDGFGAVLSFEVRGGSQRADAICEAVRVITSATSLGGVESTIERRAKLPRQEHVPGSLLRFSVGCEHLEDLWSDLASALAATS, from the coding sequence ATGAGCAAGGAGCACTCTGCAGGGAGGCTGCATGCGGAAACGGTGTGCGTGAGCGCGGGGCGCACGGAAAAACGCGCCAACGAGCCGCTGAACGTGCCACTGGTCATGGCGTCCAACTTCCGCGCGGGGCACACGGGCGAGTACGCGCGCGATGATGGAACGGAAACGTGGACTGCGCTCGAGGCCGCTGTCGGTGCGCTCGAGGGCGGCTCTGCGCTCGCGTTCGCATCGGGAATGGGCGCGACGGCGGCCGTTGCCGATCTGTTGCCCGCGGGCGCGCGCATCGTCGTGCCCAATGATTCGTACATCGCCATGCGCGCGCTGTTCGAGGAAGCGGGGCGCTGGGAGATCCGCACCGTCGACATCACGGACACGGAAGCCACCCTGGCCGCGGCGCAAGGCGCGGATTTGCTCTGGCTCGAATCGCCAACCAATCCATTGCTCGACGTCGCGGACCTTCCTGCATTGTGCAAAGGTGCACGTGCGGCCGGGGTGCGGGTGGTCGTCGACAATACGTTTGCGACTCCCCTTTTGCAGCGCCCGATTGAAATGGGTGCAGACATCGTCGTGCACAGCGCGACGAAGTTCATTGGTGGCCACTCCGACCTGCTGCTCGGGCTGACGGTGACCGCCGATCCGGATTTGTACAAACGCCTGCGAAGGCGGCGAGAACTCGCGGGTGCGACCCCCGGCGGTCTCGAGGTGTTCCTCGCATTGCGCGGGCTGCGAACCATGCCCGTTCGATTGCGGCAGGGCGAGAGAACGGCGGCGGCCCTCGCGCAGCGCTTGCACGAGCATGCCGAGGTGTCGCGCGTGCGCTACCCCGGCTTGCCCAACGATCCGGGCCATCAGCGCGCCGCCGCGCAAATGGACGGATTTGGCGCCGTGCTCTCGTTCGAGGTGCGCGGCGGCAGCCAGCGCGCCGACGCCATTTGCGAAGCCGTGCGCGTGATCACCTCCGCCACGAGCCTGGGCGGCGTCGAGAGCACCATCGAGCGGCGCGCCAAGTTGCCGCGGCAGGAGCACGTGCCCGGCAGCCTCCTCCGCTTCAGCGTCGGCTGCGAGCACCTGGAAGATCTCTGGTCGGATCTCGCCTCCGCCCTCGCCGCAACGTCGTAA
- a CDS encoding RNA polymerase sigma factor encodes MPDSPTSFPAAYVRFLAPVRAKCRRLLGSSAEAEEVAQDAFLRLWQSGFAEAELPPNADARPIMAWLYRTCTRLAIDALRKRRRSITTDDHRDTAERVPCGVGVEQSIAAKKIMLALHARVPGEELEAAILCRIDGLSHTETAEVLEVSERTVRRLLEGFDVHADAWRKEFAS; translated from the coding sequence GTGCCTGATTCACCCACCTCGTTTCCCGCTGCCTATGTTCGCTTCCTTGCGCCCGTGCGCGCGAAATGTCGACGTCTCCTCGGTTCGTCTGCCGAGGCCGAAGAGGTTGCTCAGGACGCTTTTCTTCGCCTGTGGCAATCGGGGTTCGCGGAGGCCGAGCTTCCGCCGAATGCCGATGCACGGCCCATCATGGCGTGGCTTTATCGAACTTGTACGCGCCTGGCGATCGATGCATTGCGAAAACGGCGGCGGAGCATCACCACCGACGATCACCGTGATACCGCCGAACGCGTTCCATGCGGTGTGGGCGTGGAGCAATCGATTGCGGCCAAGAAGATCATGTTGGCCCTTCACGCGCGCGTGCCAGGGGAGGAACTGGAAGCCGCGATTCTCTGTCGGATCGACGGTCTCTCGCACACGGAGACCGCCGAAGTTCTCGAGGTTTCGGAGCGCACCGTCCGGCGTCTGCTCGAGGGGTTCGACGTCCACGCCGACGCGTGGCGAAAGGAGTTTGCATCATGA
- a CDS encoding caspase family protein, with protein sequence MRRVAVLIGANAPPRGRSPLRFAHDDATRMGKVLESVGRFAPADVHVLIEPSPAEIGRILDEVAAQVRTAGADETLFVFYYSGHSDGQTLFPHGEPMPLAALRDRLAHINARVRVGILDTCRGGAWTQAKGVSVGPPLEPADLAALTSEGSALVSSSSGFENAHEAEVVRGSFFTHHLAAGLLGAADRTGDGNITLQEAFDYAKERTIRDSARFATVTQHPSFDVQLRGRQDVVLAQVASSPSALELQESQGPLEVIHLSSGIAVAEVPAGQRQLRLALPPGRYMVRRVQNGRVHSKEVEIPAGAAVTMSEGQLEASGTEKLALKGDGEEKPVPVSTASTMPKGWFEARIGVGILSGPARSWGEPTYAADGGPRANENQPDQYTARNFHAIGVLTYGITDRLSWTIPLPAIAYRFGEPGKVEVIPRIGLTGFDYADAWVTTPDAGVTVRIWTHYDQSIILGVTARSRMRLHSKTSGGPGQAPTTWGTLATAGYSWTIRNSVTLNAAVGVVDDIRFSDDEPYYGKSSMMTPGPELVIGSLQSFGYRPLPLLQAHFTPHLSIDAYVSFGFALRNADGIRERYLAGLTWNF encoded by the coding sequence GTGCGCAGAGTCGCCGTGCTCATTGGCGCGAATGCGCCGCCCCGGGGCCGTTCTCCTCTTCGATTCGCGCACGACGATGCGACCCGCATGGGCAAAGTGCTCGAGAGCGTCGGCCGTTTCGCGCCGGCCGACGTTCATGTGCTGATCGAGCCGAGCCCCGCGGAGATCGGCCGCATTCTGGACGAAGTCGCCGCGCAAGTTCGCACGGCGGGGGCAGACGAGACGCTGTTCGTTTTTTATTATTCGGGCCACTCGGACGGGCAAACCCTATTTCCGCACGGCGAGCCGATGCCGCTCGCGGCACTTCGAGACCGGCTCGCGCACATCAACGCGCGCGTTCGCGTGGGCATTCTCGACACGTGCCGGGGCGGCGCATGGACGCAGGCCAAAGGGGTCTCGGTGGGCCCGCCGCTCGAGCCTGCGGATCTCGCCGCATTGACGAGCGAGGGCTCGGCGCTGGTGTCATCGAGCTCGGGCTTCGAGAATGCACACGAGGCGGAGGTCGTCCGTGGTTCGTTTTTCACGCACCACCTCGCCGCCGGGCTTCTCGGGGCCGCGGATCGGACGGGCGATGGCAACATTACGCTGCAAGAGGCATTCGACTATGCCAAAGAGCGCACCATCCGCGACAGCGCACGCTTTGCCACGGTGACGCAGCATCCGAGCTTCGATGTCCAGCTTCGTGGACGGCAGGATGTCGTGCTCGCGCAGGTGGCTTCGAGCCCGAGCGCGCTCGAATTGCAAGAATCGCAGGGACCCTTGGAGGTCATTCATCTTTCGAGCGGCATCGCCGTGGCGGAGGTGCCTGCCGGTCAGCGTCAGCTTCGCCTGGCGCTGCCGCCGGGCCGATACATGGTCCGTCGCGTGCAGAATGGACGCGTGCACTCGAAGGAAGTGGAAATCCCTGCGGGCGCAGCGGTGACGATGTCGGAGGGGCAGCTCGAGGCTTCGGGCACGGAAAAGCTCGCACTCAAGGGGGATGGCGAGGAGAAGCCGGTGCCGGTGAGCACGGCCAGCACCATGCCCAAAGGCTGGTTCGAGGCTCGAATCGGGGTCGGAATCTTGTCGGGGCCCGCGCGCTCGTGGGGGGAGCCGACGTACGCGGCCGATGGGGGCCCGCGGGCGAATGAAAACCAGCCCGACCAATACACTGCCCGCAACTTCCACGCGATTGGCGTTTTGACGTACGGAATCACCGACCGCCTTTCGTGGACGATTCCGCTGCCGGCCATTGCCTACCGATTCGGGGAACCAGGCAAGGTCGAAGTGATTCCGCGCATTGGATTGACCGGCTTCGATTACGCCGATGCCTGGGTCACCACACCCGACGCGGGCGTGACGGTGCGGATATGGACACACTACGATCAGAGCATCATTCTCGGTGTGACGGCACGAAGCCGAATGCGCTTGCACTCGAAGACCTCGGGCGGTCCGGGGCAGGCTCCGACGACATGGGGTACTCTTGCCACGGCCGGCTACAGTTGGACGATTCGCAATTCCGTAACATTGAATGCCGCCGTCGGCGTGGTCGACGATATTCGATTCAGCGACGACGAGCCCTATTACGGCAAATCGTCGATGATGACCCCCGGCCCGGAGCTGGTCATCGGCTCCTTGCAGAGCTTTGGCTACCGGCCGCTCCCGCTCCTGCAGGCGCACTTCACCCCGCACCTGTCCATCGACGCGTACGTATCCTTTGGCTTCGCCCTGCGCAACGCCGACGGCATCCGCGAACGTTACCTCGCGGGCTTGACTTGGAATTTCTGA